One window of Alkaliphilus metalliredigens QYMF genomic DNA carries:
- a CDS encoding HD-GYP domain-containing protein: protein MMKEIPNKLRLYTGMIIIIGIFCVFWGSRNIISDFDSRILFFIVIGIITESLDIRIKKNIAISISFTIGLASVLVFQSYIVAVIGFSTMLLYVEIVDGKIYHLFNSDLYKRIFNGCAYAISLATASMAYNMFDVRYTGMRMQDFSIVGIVVALLMYTIVNLNIFTTLMCILGNIKWKEAFHENKWTIINITALSPLGVITAVAYNSYGWFAVVLFLVPLLLARYSFKLYIDMRHVYFETIKALSNAMEAKDEYTKGHSYRVAEYAAGIAKEMKMSHDKIDKINTAAILHDIGKIGIADIILNKPGQLEDDEFLQIQKHPEIGAKILGEVDFLKEVAEIIKHHHERYDGKGYPDKLCGDAIPLEACVLAVADAYDAMTSNRPYRKATDSNRALRIIINESGRQFHPLVVKKFATYMERESQKGKVTYVS, encoded by the coding sequence ATGATGAAAGAAATACCAAATAAATTAAGACTATATACAGGTATGATTATCATCATAGGGATCTTTTGTGTGTTTTGGGGATCTAGAAACATAATTTCTGATTTTGATTCTAGGATTTTATTCTTCATAGTTATTGGTATCATAACAGAATCTCTTGATATTAGGATTAAAAAAAATATTGCTATCTCGATCAGTTTTACTATTGGACTGGCAAGTGTACTAGTTTTTCAATCTTATATTGTAGCAGTGATTGGGTTTTCAACAATGCTCCTTTATGTAGAGATAGTTGATGGAAAAATATATCATTTATTTAATAGTGATCTATATAAACGAATTTTCAATGGCTGTGCCTACGCCATATCTTTAGCAACAGCGAGTATGGCTTACAATATGTTTGATGTTAGATATACAGGTATGCGTATGCAAGATTTCAGTATAGTTGGAATTGTAGTGGCTTTATTAATGTATACAATTGTGAATTTAAATATTTTTACCACACTAATGTGTATTTTAGGCAATATAAAATGGAAGGAAGCTTTCCATGAGAATAAATGGACAATCATAAACATTACTGCTTTATCTCCACTGGGAGTCATTACAGCCGTTGCCTATAATAGTTATGGATGGTTTGCAGTAGTTTTGTTTTTAGTACCCTTATTACTAGCTCGATATTCCTTTAAGCTCTACATAGATATGCGACATGTCTATTTTGAAACCATCAAAGCCCTTTCCAATGCCATGGAGGCTAAGGATGAATATACAAAGGGACATTCCTATCGGGTTGCAGAATATGCTGCAGGCATCGCTAAGGAAATGAAGATGAGTCATGATAAAATAGATAAGATTAACACTGCGGCTATATTACACGATATTGGAAAAATTGGGATTGCAGATATCATATTGAATAAGCCGGGACAGCTGGAGGATGATGAATTTTTACAGATACAAAAGCATCCTGAGATTGGAGCAAAGATATTAGGAGAAGTTGATTTTCTAAAGGAAGTGGCAGAGATTATCAAGCATCATCATGAGCGCTATGATGGAAAGGGATACCCTGATAAACTCTGTGGAGATGCCATTCCTTTAGAGGCCTGCGTATTAGCGGTTGCCGATGCCTATGATGCCATGACATCTAATCGTCCTTATCGAAAGGCAACTGATAGCAACAGGGCTCTAAGGATTATTATTAACGAATCAGGGCGACAATTCCATCCTCTCGTTGTAAAAAAATTTGCAACCTATATGGAGAGAGAGAGTCAAAAAGGGAAGGTGACCTATGTTAGTTGA
- a CDS encoding trans-sulfuration enzyme family protein yields MNFGTKLIHNTNDKDKITGALSIPIYQVSTYHQEDIEAEQEYQYSRSENPTRRAIEETIAELENGDRGFAFSSGMAATSSVLSIFSAGDHIIACQDVYGGTYRALNRIFNRYGIEVSLVDTTDLGEIEANIKENTRAIFLETPSNPTLKITNLKGAVGIAKAHHLLVIVDNTFMTPYLQRPLDLGADIVIHSATKFIGGHSDVVAGLVAVKGKALSERLYMIQNGFGAVLGPQDSWLLLRGLKTLKVRMDYQQKNAEELAQWLSNHEKIQKVYYPGLLGHQNREIHDTQANGAGAVMSFKTVEIETAQKFMKMVKLAAVAVSLGGVETIASYPVKMSHAAMPKAQRESLGITENLIRLSVGLEDIKDLIEDFDKALAGAE; encoded by the coding sequence ATGAATTTTGGAACAAAACTAATACATAATACAAACGATAAGGATAAAATAACCGGTGCTTTAAGTATACCCATCTATCAGGTGTCTACCTATCACCAAGAGGATATTGAGGCAGAACAGGAGTATCAATATTCAAGGTCAGAAAATCCAACAAGAAGAGCCATAGAGGAAACAATAGCTGAACTTGAAAATGGAGATAGGGGGTTTGCGTTTTCCTCAGGAATGGCAGCGACTTCATCTGTGCTTTCAATTTTTTCCGCAGGAGATCACATCATTGCCTGTCAAGACGTATATGGCGGAACATATAGGGCTTTGAATCGTATTTTTAATCGGTACGGAATAGAAGTCAGCCTTGTAGATACAACTGATTTAGGTGAGATTGAGGCCAATATCAAAGAGAATACACGGGCAATTTTTCTTGAAACACCATCTAACCCTACATTGAAAATAACCAATCTTAAGGGTGCAGTGGGTATTGCAAAGGCACATCATTTACTGGTTATTGTAGACAATACATTTATGACTCCTTATTTACAGCGCCCCCTTGATCTTGGAGCAGATATCGTGATCCATAGTGCAACGAAATTTATAGGTGGGCATAGTGATGTTGTTGCAGGTTTGGTTGCCGTAAAAGGGAAAGCACTTTCGGAAAGACTGTACATGATTCAAAACGGTTTTGGGGCTGTGTTAGGACCACAGGATTCATGGTTGCTGCTGCGAGGACTTAAAACTTTGAAGGTGAGGATGGATTATCAGCAAAAGAATGCTGAGGAGCTTGCTCAATGGTTATCCAATCATGAAAAAATCCAGAAAGTATACTACCCTGGCCTGCTTGGGCACCAAAACCGAGAAATTCATGACACCCAGGCTAACGGTGCAGGTGCAGTCATGAGCTTTAAGACAGTTGAAATAGAAACAGCACAGAAATTCATGAAAATGGTAAAACTTGCTGCTGTAGCAGTAAGTCTCGGGGGAGTCGAAACAATTGCATCCTATCCCGTTAAAATGTCTCATGCAGCAATGCCTAAAGCCCAAAGAGAATCACTCGGTATTACTGAGAATTTGATTCGCCTATCAGTAGGGTTAGAGGACATAAAAGATTTGATAGAGGACTTTGATAAAGCACTGGCGGGAGCGGAGTAA
- a CDS encoding UDP-N-acetylmuramoyl-tripeptide--D-alanyl-D-alanine ligase: MIRRKLNEIQEMVKGSGLKKSHEDIWINGVSIDTRTIKDTQLYIPIIGEKFNGHEFIEKAMGNGATATLWDKNQPIPNIDFPFILVEDTLDAIQTLAKAYRNQLNVKIIGITGSNGKTSTKDILFNILQTVYKTHKTLGNLNNHLGVPLTLLEMAENTEIAVIEMGMSGLGEIELLSKIASSDVAIITNSTNVHINDLGSVENILKAKLEIIEGLKPHGLFIYFGDSPPLRVGVEKLDLKQKKVTFGINRDNDYTVKLISSENEGIYFELVGSDSPRLFLSMLGNHQIYNAAAAIAVAQYFNITLEKIQEGMLKIEATGMRNELIKCNGFDILNDSYKSNPISLRSVLDTMYSFKKYKQKIVVLGDMFGTGENEITTHIDIGEEIDPSQIDYVFTIGELGKYFAQGAKTRFPDERVFSFMDKSSLTTKLKEMIKKDAIVLIKGSRILELEKVVDELK; this comes from the coding sequence ATGATCCGTCGTAAATTAAATGAAATACAAGAGATGGTGAAGGGGAGCGGTCTTAAGAAATCCCATGAAGATATATGGATCAATGGTGTTTCAATTGATACCAGAACAATTAAAGATACGCAACTATATATTCCCATCATTGGAGAGAAATTCAATGGCCATGAATTTATAGAAAAAGCCATGGGAAATGGAGCAACAGCTACTTTGTGGGATAAGAATCAGCCTATTCCAAATATTGACTTCCCCTTTATACTTGTTGAAGATACCCTAGATGCGATTCAGACTTTAGCAAAGGCGTATCGAAACCAATTAAATGTAAAGATCATCGGTATTACAGGTAGTAACGGAAAGACTTCAACAAAGGATATCCTTTTTAATATATTACAGACTGTCTATAAGACACATAAGACCTTGGGAAATCTAAATAATCATTTAGGGGTACCGCTAACGCTATTAGAAATGGCTGAAAATACTGAAATAGCAGTGATTGAGATGGGAATGTCTGGTTTAGGTGAAATTGAACTTTTATCTAAGATTGCTTCATCTGACGTGGCGATTATTACAAATTCAACAAATGTACACATCAATGATTTGGGTTCGGTAGAAAACATACTAAAGGCAAAACTTGAAATCATAGAAGGATTAAAACCCCATGGACTTTTTATTTACTTTGGAGATAGCCCTCCACTTAGAGTAGGGGTAGAGAAGCTGGATCTAAAACAAAAAAAAGTGACATTTGGAATCAATCGTGATAATGATTATACTGTTAAATTAATTTCTTCAGAAAATGAAGGGATATACTTTGAACTAGTAGGTAGTGATTCTCCTAGACTGTTCTTATCTATGCTTGGAAATCATCAAATATACAATGCTGCAGCTGCTATTGCTGTTGCTCAGTATTTTAATATTACCTTGGAAAAGATACAAGAAGGGATGTTGAAAATTGAAGCTACAGGTATGCGAAATGAGTTAATTAAATGCAATGGATTTGATATTTTAAATGATTCTTATAAGTCTAATCCTATTAGTCTACGATCTGTTCTAGATACAATGTATTCTTTCAAAAAATATAAACAAAAGATTGTGGTCCTTGGAGATATGTTTGGTACTGGGGAAAATGAAATTACAACACATATAGACATAGGAGAAGAAATTGACCCTAGCCAAATAGACTATGTATTTACCATTGGGGAACTAGGAAAATATTTTGCTCAGGGAGCAAAAACGAGATTTCCAGATGAACGGGTTTTTTCATTTATGGATAAGTCATCACTGACAACAAAACTCAAAGAAATGATCAAAAAAGATGCCATTGTTTTAATAAAAGGATCTAGAATATTGGAGCTTGAAAAAGTTGTAGATGAGTTGAAGTAA
- a CDS encoding Na+/H+ antiporter NhaC family protein, protein MGINEFRQREINFVLGMIVILIGSCIFFNISLLFGFVGSILLTSAILMRKGRQLRQVTNMIYQGILECRMLYLLILLIGATVSVWLSSGVVPTMIYYGLQYMGGMNFLLAAFLITSIMAVFMGTAVGTVSTIGLALLGIGKGFGIPTHILLGAIISGAFIADKISPISGLLNLTLTATKTKYKETLKSMMVTFVPVYVITLASYYYIGSGYGVSTNLGSLIAYQSAILEGFYISPWLLLLPLGILFSSIMGIRTISTISMGLMAGVLVSVFLQNMSSSSVFHAIIWGYKSNTASGQLNNILISGGIASMVEVVSIVACAVSLSSVLERSGLIRPMINKMISTIESEKQLIVKTGITSSILTVVTCDQTVGIVLPGRLFAEKYKELGVSNSVLARTISDTGTVIAPLMPWNVNALIIGLISGIPAMAYAPYAVFCYVCPIISMMAGLRLKSKKYPKAKALG, encoded by the coding sequence GTGGGGATCAATGAATTTAGACAACGGGAGATTAACTTTGTTTTAGGTATGATAGTTATTTTAATAGGAAGTTGCATTTTTTTCAACATTTCTTTGCTATTTGGATTTGTAGGGAGTATTTTACTGACTTCTGCTATATTGATGAGAAAGGGACGTCAACTTAGACAAGTAACAAATATGATTTATCAGGGAATTCTAGAATGCAGAATGCTTTATTTATTAATCTTACTAATTGGAGCAACGGTTTCGGTCTGGTTATCCTCTGGGGTTGTGCCTACAATGATATATTATGGACTTCAATACATGGGAGGAATGAATTTTTTGCTTGCGGCCTTCCTGATTACCTCAATCATGGCAGTATTTATGGGAACGGCAGTAGGGACAGTCAGTACCATTGGTCTGGCTTTGTTGGGGATTGGAAAGGGTTTTGGAATCCCAACTCATATTTTGTTAGGGGCCATTATTTCCGGGGCATTCATCGCCGATAAGATTTCTCCTATTTCTGGACTATTGAATCTGACACTAACGGCAACAAAAACCAAATATAAAGAAACACTAAAGAGCATGATGGTCACATTTGTTCCTGTCTATGTCATCACTTTGGCGAGTTATTATTATATCGGTAGTGGATATGGTGTCAGTACAAATCTCGGGAGTTTAATAGCGTATCAGTCTGCTATTTTAGAAGGATTCTATATTTCACCCTGGTTATTGCTACTTCCTTTGGGAATTTTGTTTTCATCCATTATGGGTATAAGAACAATTTCAACAATCTCCATGGGGTTAATGGCAGGTGTGCTAGTGAGTGTATTTCTGCAAAATATGTCTTCTTCTTCTGTTTTTCATGCTATTATTTGGGGATATAAAAGCAATACAGCATCGGGACAGCTTAACAACATCTTAATCAGTGGTGGGATTGCTTCGATGGTAGAAGTTGTATCAATTGTAGCTTGTGCTGTATCCTTAAGTAGTGTTTTAGAACGGTCAGGATTGATTAGACCGATGATCAATAAAATGATATCAACCATTGAGTCAGAAAAGCAACTGATAGTAAAGACGGGAATAACCAGTAGCATCCTGACTGTGGTTACCTGTGATCAAACTGTGGGAATTGTTTTGCCTGGTAGACTGTTTGCAGAAAAGTATAAAGAGCTGGGGGTATCCAATTCGGTTTTAGCAAGAACCATATCTGACACCGGGACTGTGATTGCTCCTTTAATGCCTTGGAATGTTAATGCATTAATTATAGGTCTCATTTCTGGAATTCCTGCAATGGCCTATGCTCCCTACGCTGTATTTTGTTATGTCTGTCCGATCATTTCTATGATGGCAGGCTTGAGGCTTAAAAGCAAAAAATATCCAAAAGCCAAGGCCCTGGGGTAA
- a CDS encoding trans-sulfuration enzyme family protein, whose product MSCVKDKKLHIETEVVHGFKGYDPHTGAVSFPIYQSATFRHPGLNETTGYDYSRLQNPTREELENTMACLEKGKHGLAFSSGMAAISTVFTLFTPGQHIIVSDDLYGGTYRICEEIYKRYGIEFSYVDTSKIREVEKALRENTAAIFIETPSNPMMKVADIASISEIAKSKEVMLIVDNTFLTPYFQRPLGLGADIVIHSGTKYLGGHNDTLAGFVIVKDDDLGENLKLIQKSQGAVLAPFDSWLILRGIKTLGIRLEKQQQNAIKVAAWLKEHQQVEKVYYVGDPDHEGYQLSKKQASGFGAMISFTVKSQEVAKQVLDRVQVIMFAESLGGVESLITYPMVQTHAAIPQEIRERIGVNDKLLRLSVGIEAVEDIILDLERALR is encoded by the coding sequence ATGAGTTGCGTGAAGGATAAGAAGTTGCATATTGAAACTGAAGTTGTACATGGATTTAAAGGATATGATCCCCATACGGGAGCTGTAAGTTTTCCCATATACCAGAGTGCAACCTTTAGGCACCCGGGTCTTAATGAGACCACGGGCTATGATTACTCAAGATTACAAAACCCGACCCGGGAAGAACTTGAAAATACCATGGCATGTTTAGAAAAAGGAAAGCATGGACTGGCTTTTTCCAGTGGTATGGCGGCGATATCAACAGTGTTTACTCTGTTTACACCGGGTCAGCATATTATTGTTTCGGATGATCTTTATGGAGGCACCTATCGAATTTGTGAAGAGATTTATAAACGGTATGGGATTGAATTTAGCTATGTTGACACCAGTAAAATTAGGGAAGTTGAGAAGGCCTTAAGGGAGAACACAGCTGCGATATTCATTGAAACACCATCAAATCCCATGATGAAGGTAGCTGATATTGCTTCAATTTCTGAAATTGCAAAGTCAAAGGAGGTAATGCTTATTGTAGACAATACCTTTTTGACACCGTATTTTCAGAGACCCCTAGGGCTTGGGGCAGATATTGTGATTCATAGTGGAACAAAATATCTCGGTGGACACAATGATACCCTGGCTGGATTTGTGATTGTAAAGGATGACGATCTAGGAGAAAACCTGAAACTGATTCAAAAAAGCCAAGGAGCTGTTCTAGCTCCCTTTGATAGTTGGTTAATCCTACGTGGTATTAAAACATTAGGAATTAGACTTGAAAAGCAACAGCAGAATGCCATAAAAGTAGCCGCTTGGTTAAAGGAGCACCAGCAGGTTGAAAAAGTCTATTATGTGGGAGATCCTGACCATGAGGGATACCAATTATCTAAGAAACAAGCATCGGGCTTTGGCGCCATGATTTCTTTTACAGTCAAGAGTCAGGAAGTGGCAAAGCAGGTACTTGACCGTGTTCAAGTCATAATGTTTGCAGAGAGTCTAGGTGGTGTTGAAAGTCTAATCACGTATCCTATGGTACAGACCCATGCAGCTATCCCCCAAGAGATAAGGGAAAGAATTGGTGTAAATGATAAACTATTAAGGCTTTCTGTTGGCATAGAAGCAGTAGAAGATATCATATTAGACTTAGAAAGGGCATTGAGGTGA
- a CDS encoding amidase domain-containing protein codes for MFIVIKLKSLLVTLLIAVFLITFSLSVYLWSVSIQTTTSSVADNLDRQLTSELQKIFQLRNQALIEYNTDMLASLYNQEVRNGLWAYEHELTKLKYLHNWSDKQAIEFKEIDSHIVIRSFNQKNDGFSLNLLVSTAYTYTYKDTPQIHNSFRIGAYHSLDLMPHEEDWVITREWYTDPFADSLHLDEIKSQEIQQVILSGETKDLSDLNQRRVNALAYANQYAGAASLPEYDFQYNSKYRNYNPEGGNCANFASQILYEGGGFKKNRTWNYERGAGSSAWINAHSFNSYMLSSGRASTIARGAYDEILKVSYKLLPGDYIAYEKKGKVTHISVVTGLDSKGYILVNSNNSDRYQVPWDLGWSDKSIKFHLVHVHY; via the coding sequence ATGTTTATTGTAATTAAGCTAAAGAGTCTTCTCGTCACTTTATTGATAGCAGTATTTTTGATCACTTTTTCACTAAGCGTGTATTTATGGAGCGTCTCTATACAAACAACAACATCATCAGTGGCTGACAATTTAGACAGACAGCTCACTTCAGAGCTACAAAAAATATTTCAACTTAGAAACCAAGCCTTAATTGAATATAATACAGATATGCTGGCAAGCTTATACAATCAAGAAGTACGAAATGGGCTATGGGCCTATGAGCATGAATTGACAAAGTTAAAGTATTTACATAACTGGTCCGATAAACAAGCTATTGAATTTAAAGAGATTGATTCCCATATCGTCATAAGAAGTTTCAATCAAAAGAATGATGGTTTTTCCCTTAATCTTTTGGTTTCCACAGCATATACATATACCTATAAAGACACCCCTCAAATTCATAATTCTTTTAGAATCGGTGCCTACCACTCATTGGATTTAATGCCACATGAGGAAGACTGGGTGATTACCCGCGAATGGTATACAGACCCCTTTGCGGATTCCTTACATTTAGATGAAATAAAAAGTCAAGAAATCCAACAAGTGATCCTATCGGGTGAAACCAAAGATTTATCAGATCTAAACCAGCGAAGAGTCAATGCACTTGCCTACGCAAATCAATATGCCGGTGCCGCTAGTTTACCTGAATATGACTTTCAGTATAATTCAAAATACAGAAATTATAATCCCGAAGGTGGTAATTGTGCGAACTTTGCCTCCCAAATTTTATACGAAGGAGGGGGATTCAAGAAAAACCGCACATGGAATTATGAGCGAGGGGCTGGAAGTAGTGCCTGGATTAATGCCCACTCCTTTAACAGTTATATGCTTTCTAGTGGGAGGGCTTCTACAATTGCCCGTGGCGCCTATGATGAGATATTAAAGGTCTCCTACAAGCTTTTGCCTGGAGATTATATAGCCTATGAAAAAAAGGGGAAGGTCACTCATATATCTGTTGTAACTGGTTTGGACTCCAAGGGCTATATTCTAGTAAATTCCAATAACTCAGATCGGTATCAAGTTCCTTGGGACTTAGGTTGGAGTGATAAAAGCATTAAATTTCACCTAGTTCATGTTCATTATTAA
- the metA gene encoding homoserine O-acetyltransferase MetA: MPIKIPDDLPAVETLEKENIFVMTESRATHQDIRPLKIVILNLMPTKIETETQLLRLLGNSPIQVDITLIHPNSHVSKNTSKEHLLRFYHTFEEIKKEKFDGMIITGAPIELLDFETVDYWEELCEIMKWSLQNVYSTLHICWGAQAGLYYHYGIPKYPLENKMFGVFPHWVNKKTVKLFRGFDDYFYVPHSRHTEIRHDDIQKVDELEILSESKESGVHIVGAKNGRQIFVTGHSEYSPLTLKSEYERDKESGKLINIPDHYYPQDDPTKEPVVKWRSHASLLFSNWLNYYVYQETPYDLEGIERVTRDDIEI, translated from the coding sequence ATGCCAATAAAAATTCCCGATGATTTGCCGGCTGTAGAAACATTGGAAAAGGAAAACATATTTGTGATGACTGAAAGTCGTGCCACCCATCAAGACATTAGACCACTAAAGATTGTGATTTTGAATTTGATGCCAACGAAAATAGAAACAGAAACCCAGTTATTGAGGTTATTGGGAAATTCACCGATTCAGGTTGATATTACACTTATTCATCCTAATAGTCATGTTTCAAAGAACACATCCAAAGAGCATTTACTCAGGTTTTATCATACATTTGAAGAAATTAAAAAGGAAAAATTTGATGGTATGATTATTACTGGTGCACCCATTGAATTATTAGACTTCGAAACAGTAGACTATTGGGAAGAACTTTGTGAAATTATGAAATGGAGCCTACAGAATGTTTATTCTACCCTGCATATATGTTGGGGAGCTCAGGCTGGATTGTACTATCACTATGGTATTCCTAAGTATCCCTTGGAAAATAAAATGTTTGGTGTGTTCCCTCACTGGGTCAATAAAAAAACAGTCAAATTATTTCGAGGCTTTGATGATTATTTTTATGTACCACATTCTCGGCATACAGAGATAAGACATGATGACATACAAAAAGTAGATGAACTAGAAATTTTATCGGAATCAAAGGAATCAGGAGTGCATATTGTAGGAGCAAAAAATGGAAGACAAATTTTTGTAACGGGACATTCAGAATATAGTCCACTAACCTTAAAATCAGAGTATGAAAGGGATAAGGAGAGTGGAAAGCTCATTAATATCCCAGATCATTACTACCCTCAAGATGATCCGACAAAAGAGCCTGTAGTCAAATGGAGGAGCCATGCCAGTCTTTTATTTAGCAATTGGCTGAATTATTATGTTTATCAGGAAACCCCCTATGATTTAGAAGGGATAGAGAGAGTCACCCGTGATGACATAGAAATATAA
- a CDS encoding pyridoxal-phosphate dependent enzyme, with amino-acid sequence MNKNTIIHMVGKTPLVRAEKLEKELGISKIYLKLEGNNPSGQRIDRLAHLLIKDALSINKKIICIGSQGPLAKSLAFISQYYDINCVFVFPTNSKFSQNKLFKQDHVKVIPYGKTHFDSINYSQKLCEEEGWYNATLGMENNILNMTSLSFIADELHKQIKGEIDTVFTLMSYGFSTSGLNLGFRQLWINDEMKKIPKLYNCTINDGNVIYESFKKKSTKIIPLSAEQSQVKVTKYNKHLLNFNSSISQDALDSIYDTNGTITGITEEELLRYTKKFKEIENIKFSTENGYVIAGFMKEAEKGNLSDGTHVILLNDGRIDLDVRNVKKEESDLSVDEIVTQIDEWLMEYTDPSYEIKDALKSAFDKGFVLMAYYNNELAGITIIVHTGFESFIPTYHLGYIATKRTIKGRGIATQLLNKAIEVTDGNVSLHVERNNNRAIKLYEKMGFEKSYVRMIHKANH; translated from the coding sequence ATGAACAAAAATACAATTATTCATATGGTTGGTAAAACCCCTTTAGTCAGGGCTGAAAAACTAGAAAAGGAATTGGGCATCTCAAAAATTTACCTTAAGCTTGAAGGCAATAACCCATCAGGGCAAAGAATAGACCGATTAGCCCATCTATTAATCAAGGATGCCCTTTCAATCAATAAAAAGATAATCTGCATAGGGTCACAGGGCCCATTGGCTAAGTCTTTAGCATTTATCTCTCAATACTATGACATTAATTGTGTCTTCGTTTTTCCTACCAATAGTAAGTTCTCCCAAAACAAACTATTTAAACAAGATCATGTTAAAGTGATCCCCTATGGTAAAACACATTTTGACTCCATCAATTATAGTCAAAAGCTATGCGAGGAAGAGGGATGGTATAACGCCACCCTAGGTATGGAGAACAATATTCTAAATATGACTTCATTATCCTTTATTGCAGATGAACTCCATAAACAAATAAAAGGTGAAATCGATACCGTCTTCACCCTTATGAGCTATGGTTTTTCAACCTCAGGTCTTAATTTAGGCTTTAGACAGCTCTGGATTAATGACGAGATGAAAAAGATTCCCAAACTCTATAATTGCACCATTAACGATGGAAATGTCATCTACGAGTCCTTCAAAAAAAAGAGCACGAAAATCATCCCTTTATCTGCTGAGCAGAGTCAAGTTAAAGTCACTAAATATAATAAGCATTTGTTAAACTTCAACAGCTCCATCTCCCAAGATGCCCTAGATTCAATCTACGACACCAATGGTACCATTACAGGCATCACGGAAGAAGAACTCCTTCGATACACAAAAAAATTCAAAGAAATTGAAAACATCAAATTTAGTACCGAGAATGGATATGTCATCGCAGGCTTCATGAAAGAAGCTGAAAAAGGTAACCTATCCGATGGCACACATGTGATTTTGTTAAATGATGGCCGAATAGACCTAGATGTTAGAAATGTAAAAAAAGAGGAATCTGACCTCTCTGTTGATGAAATTGTGACTCAAATTGATGAATGGCTAATGGAATATACTGACCCTTCCTATGAAATCAAGGATGCTTTAAAGTCAGCCTTTGATAAGGGCTTTGTTTTAATGGCCTATTATAATAATGAACTGGCCGGCATTACAATCATTGTTCATACGGGCTTTGAGAGCTTTATTCCCACCTATCATTTAGGCTACATTGCTACGAAGCGTACCATTAAGGGTAGAGGAATTGCAACACAATTACTTAACAAGGCAATCGAAGTAACCGATGGCAATGTATCACTACATGTTGAACGCAACAACAATCGCGCCATTAAGCTCTATGAAAAAATGGGATTTGAAAAATCCTATGTTAGAATGATTCACAAAGCCAATCACTAA
- a CDS encoding acetate uptake transporter family protein — protein MNQVNQTKEWSNPTPAGLVALAVACFCFFALLTGRVTGNAIPLLGIWLLGGFVVQFVVAIVDLKGGNTTGGNTFLFFSAFFMLVGGLGMLFKFQMASNNIVLDARIDGWAWLVLSTALVLWTPAFLKTPLVLSLMVIVLNIALPLITLIDLEILSAEFSFIPGWALLIVGMLGIYLSAAIIVNGAFGREVYPNPGPILSGEKKSATVTIPNNEKMAKSPVA, from the coding sequence GTGAATCAAGTAAATCAAACAAAAGAGTGGTCTAATCCAACGCCAGCGGGTCTAGTTGCCTTGGCCGTAGCCTGTTTCTGTTTTTTTGCGCTACTGACTGGAAGAGTAACAGGTAATGCCATACCATTATTGGGTATTTGGTTGTTGGGAGGATTTGTTGTACAATTTGTGGTTGCCATAGTAGATTTAAAGGGAGGCAATACAACAGGAGGAAATACATTTTTATTCTTTAGTGCTTTCTTTATGCTAGTAGGTGGTCTTGGAATGCTTTTTAAGTTCCAGATGGCAAGTAACAACATTGTACTTGATGCACGTATTGATGGATGGGCATGGTTAGTACTGTCAACTGCCTTAGTTCTATGGACACCTGCCTTCCTTAAAACGCCACTTGTATTAAGCTTGATGGTAATTGTATTAAATATAGCACTACCGCTCATTACTTTAATCGATTTGGAAATTCTGTCAGCTGAATTTTCATTTATACCAGGTTGGGCATTATTGATTGTAGGAATGCTAGGGATCTATCTTTCTGCGGCAATTATTGTTAATGGAGCCTTTGGTAGAGAAGTTTATCCCAATCCTGGGCCAATTCTAAGTGGTGAGAAAAAGTCTGCTACAGTTACAATACCAAATAATGAAAAAATGGCTAAAAGTCCTGTGGCATAA